In Pseudomonadota bacterium, a genomic segment contains:
- a CDS encoding IS630 family transposase, translated as MAAAQERFIKEDARPVKLLFQDEGRFGRISDPAHCWAPKGLRPAVPVHIVREYTHIFSTVCPHDGESFSLILPYADTDAMKIFLKECSEYFKEYRVIMVMDKAAWHQSKDLGEYENIRILYQPSYSPELNPVEHLWEYIRENYLRNCIWSTLGALEKRLEIILKTIMESAQTIRSLVGFHWAII; from the coding sequence GTGGCAGCCGCCCAGGAGAGGTTCATCAAAGAAGATGCAAGGCCGGTAAAGCTATTATTCCAGGACGAAGGCCGGTTCGGAAGAATATCTGACCCTGCTCATTGCTGGGCGCCAAAAGGATTAAGACCGGCAGTACCTGTCCACATTGTAAGAGAATACACCCATATATTCAGCACTGTATGCCCTCATGACGGTGAATCCTTTTCTCTTATTCTTCCCTATGCCGACACTGATGCAATGAAAATCTTCCTTAAAGAATGTTCAGAGTATTTTAAGGAATACAGGGTAATTATGGTGATGGATAAGGCGGCATGGCACCAAAGCAAGGATTTGGGCGAGTACGAAAATATTCGTATCCTCTATCAACCGTCCTATTCGCCGGAATTAAACCCTGTAGAGCATCTCTGGGAATATATACGGGAAAACTATTTGAGAAATTGTATATGGTCAACGCTGGGAGCGCTTGAAAAGAGATTAGAGATTATCTTGAAGACAATTATGGAATCCGCCCAAACAATCCGCAGCTTAGTAGGGTTTCATTGGGCTATTATTTAA
- a CDS encoding winged helix-turn-helix domain-containing protein, protein MMKPTRLMDHLDQEELKKRMKASKDRGQFQRWQCILLTAKGLHTDVVAEYVGTTPGTVHQWVHLYNHEGPEGFILRPRGGRRFGFLSVDEEKAFLEQILSIAEKGRIITAFAIKTQIEEKVGKSVSKDYLYDILHRQGWRKVMPRPQHHKADKEKQEEFKKNFRSWWQPPRRGSSKKMQGR, encoded by the coding sequence ATGATGAAACCGACAAGATTGATGGACCACTTAGATCAGGAAGAACTGAAAAAGAGAATGAAGGCATCTAAAGATCGGGGGCAGTTTCAACGATGGCAATGTATTTTACTTACAGCTAAAGGACTGCATACGGATGTTGTTGCCGAATATGTCGGTACTACACCGGGGACTGTCCATCAATGGGTCCACCTGTATAATCATGAAGGCCCTGAAGGCTTTATATTGCGCCCTCGTGGCGGGAGGCGGTTCGGATTTCTCTCAGTAGATGAAGAAAAAGCATTTCTGGAGCAAATCCTGTCAATAGCGGAAAAAGGGAGGATCATCACTGCCTTTGCAATTAAAACACAAATAGAGGAAAAAGTCGGTAAAAGCGTATCGAAAGATTACCTCTATGACATCCTGCATAGACAGGGATGGCGGAAAGTAATGCCCCGCCCCCAACACCATAAAGCTGATAAAGAGAAGCAGGAAGAATTTAAAAAAAACTTCCGGAGCTGGTGGCAGCCGCCCAGGAGAGGTTCATCAAAGAAGATGCAAGGCCGGTAA
- a CDS encoding single-stranded DNA-binding protein has translation MKASFNLAFKSGKKTGWIKVASFQKLAEIVEQHLKKGNRVVVSGSLNQEQWESEGTKRTSFKLIAVKTPPPLITRSVGVCEKSLSVNNNEKEMKRLS, from the coding sequence ATGAAAGCATCTTTCAATCTTGCATTCAAATCAGGTAAAAAGACAGGATGGATTAAAGTAGCATCTTTCCAAAAACTCGCTGAGATCGTTGAACAGCATCTCAAAAAAGGCAACCGTGTTGTCGTATCAGGCAGTCTTAATCAGGAACAGTGGGAGAGTGAAGGAACAAAACGTACTTCATTCAAGCTCATTGCGGTAAAAACTCCCCCGCCTCTCATAACAAGAAGTGTGGGGGTATGTGAGAAATCTCTTTCCGTCAACAACAACGAAAAAGAGATGAAGAGATTATCCTAA
- a CDS encoding response regulator, which produces MKESILNNKRILAVDDEPDILEVLKAEILLDAPQCQIDTATSYEKASELLVSWTYDLAVLDIMGVRGFDLLRLAASGPYPVPTVMLTAHALSPESFKQSIEIGARAYLPKERLGSVVPFLEDVLTYEYGHAWRRVLKLIEGVFVKQWGAYWRTSDSAFWEKFEQKITDKK; this is translated from the coding sequence GTGAAAGAGTCAATTCTAAATAATAAAAGAATTCTTGCAGTAGATGATGAACCGGATATACTTGAAGTGCTTAAGGCAGAAATCCTGTTGGATGCCCCTCAATGCCAGATAGATACGGCCACATCCTATGAGAAGGCTTCCGAACTTCTAGTGTCTTGGACGTATGATCTAGCCGTTCTGGACATCATGGGTGTTCGCGGATTTGATCTTCTGCGCTTAGCCGCCTCCGGTCCATATCCGGTCCCCACAGTAATGCTCACTGCTCATGCCTTATCGCCTGAATCATTCAAGCAATCGATTGAGATAGGAGCTCGGGCATATTTGCCAAAAGAAAGGCTTGGATCAGTAGTTCCTTTTCTTGAAGATGTCCTGACGTACGAATACGGCCATGCCTGGAGACGAGTTCTAAAGCTTATTGAGGGTGTTTTTGTGAAACAATGGGGAGCATACTGGCGGACTTCTGATTCGGCATTTTGGGAAAAATTCGAACAGAAGATTACAGACAAAAAATAG